The following are encoded in a window of Phaseolus vulgaris cultivar G19833 chromosome 3, P. vulgaris v2.0, whole genome shotgun sequence genomic DNA:
- the LOC137808391 gene encoding uncharacterized protein, translated as MPTENPPFKIILGSSSNARREILSEMGYEFTIMTADIDEKSIRREKPEDLVMVLAEAKADAIVQRLPAGGRLEEDDSTTLLITADTVVVYQGIIREKPTSEKEAREFIKGYSGSHAAVVGSVVVTNLATGKRVGGWDSAEVYFLEIPDEVIDSLIDEGITFNVAGGLMLEHPLTLPFVDAVVGSTDTVMGLSKALTEKLLLEAQ; from the exons ATGCCTACAGAAAACCCACCCTTCAAG ATAATTCTGGGCTCTTCTTCCAATGCTCGTCGAGAGATTCTTTCTGAGATGGGATACGAGTTCACAATAATG ACTGCTGACATTGATGAGAAAAGTATTCGGAGGGAAAAGCCAGAAGATTTGGTAATGGTATTAGCTGAggcaaag GCTGATGCTATTGTGCAAAGGCTCCCAGCTGGAGGTCGATTGGAGGAAGATGATTCTACAACACTATTAATTACTGCAGACACG GTTGTGGTGTATCAAGGAATCATCAGGGAAAAACCCACAAGTGAAAAAGAAGCACGTGAATTCATCAAAG GATACTCTGGTAGTCATGCAGCAGTGGTAGGATCTGTTGTAGTAACTAACCTTGCAACTGGAAAACGTGTTGGGGGATGGGATAGTGCAGAG GTTTACTTCCTTGAAATTCCAGATGAGGTCATTGATAGTCTG ATTGACGAAGGAATTACATTCAACGTTGCTGGAGGTTTGATGCTGGAACATCCATTGACATTACCCTTTGTGGATGCAGTA GTTGGCTCAACTGATACAGTGATGGGACTTTCCAAAGCTCTTACAGAGAAACTCTTATTGGAAGCTCAATAG